A single window of Crassostrea angulata isolate pt1a10 chromosome 8, ASM2561291v2, whole genome shotgun sequence DNA harbors:
- the LOC128158272 gene encoding uncharacterized protein LOC128158272, protein MLVPLGEDVCLTDIINKLDGFFGSVSTNENLMQAFYSDYQKESESIVVYASRLEETISKAIQFGFIDQVAKDAMLRNKFWTGLSSQTLKNSTRHLYDSIKDFQILLKEIRKVQQEDQGQQKTKVRAAAANADTAENEDWKKELKELVSKIDRKRVTQTF, encoded by the exons ATGTTGGTACCATTAGGTGAAGATGTTTGTTTGACAGATATCATTAATAAGTTGGATGGGTTCTTTGGAAGTGTTTCCACAAATGAGAATTTAATGCAAGCTTTTTATAGCGATTATCAAAAAGAATCAGAATCTATTGTTGTTTATGCATCAAGATTAGAGGAAACCATTTCTAAGGCTATTCAGTTTGGTTTTATTGATCAAGTTGCAAAAGATGCGATGCTTAGAAATAAGTTTTGGACAGGTCTTTCTAGtcaaactttgaaaaattcTACTAGACATTTGTATGATTCtattaaagattttcaaattcTTCTGAAGGAAATCAGGAAGGTTCAACAGGAAGACCAAGGTCAACAGAAAACGAAAGTGCGCGCGGCAGCGGCGAATGCTGACACAGCAGAAAATGAAGACTGGAAGAAAGAATTGAAGGAATTAGTGTCCAAGATTGACAG AAAGAGGGTTACACAGACCTTTTAG